A stretch of DNA from Cannabis sativa cultivar Pink pepper isolate KNU-18-1 chromosome X, ASM2916894v1, whole genome shotgun sequence:
CGTACTGCAGCCTGAAAATTTTCATCCCCATAACCTTGCTTGCTTTTGTCGTTCTGGTGCCTGTCAATTGGACGGGTAATacattggaaagaataaaagattTAACTTTCAGCAACATTGACAAACTTTCAATATCCAATGTTCCACCCGGATCAAACAGGTACATGTATCTATAtaaaatcatatgcaataatctggatttatttttctaaaagcAGATCTTCGTAATGACTGTTCATGAATAATAATGTACTACGATTCTCTTCAATACAGATTGACATTATAAAATATGATACTTTTGAGGGTAGTTTGGTTAAGCTTTATAACTAACTAAAAGCATTGAATAATTTGTGCCAATCCTGCAATTAAATTCTGAAGTTGGCCCAAGGAAGCTTCAACTTTTGACTTCTGTAGAAATCTCATTTTgtttatatcattttaaaaagcTCACTTAAACTGGTCCCTACTCCCTAATGTATCTGTCATATAGAGGAAAAGAAAGACATAACTGTATTTCACCAATTCAAACTCTATCACTGTAGTTAACTGTATTCATGGTAGGAAAATCCtgattatcatttaatatattagtGAAGAACCTTAACTTTTCCTTAACAAAATGAAGTTTTTTTTAAACTCTCTTTGTCAGTTGTTTTATAGAGAGATATACATTCTTATGCTTCATTAGATCTAAACTCAATTTGCTCAGGTTTGTGCAAAACTAATTAATCCAGGTTTTGGGCTCATTTGTTGATGTCGTATGTCTTCTCATATTGGACATGCTATGTCTTATATTATGAATACAAGACGATAGCTTCATTGAGGCTTCGATATTTAGCATCTGAAAATCGACGTCCAGATCAATTTACTGTaagttattttctttctttctttctttttttttttttttttaaatgatggcATCTTCTTGTTGTTGTTCTACTAACACTTTCTTTCCCCTCTGTATTCAGTCCTTTTACTATATTTTGAAGAGAGAGGAACactcttcttcttcgattttgCTAGGCTATTGTACATTAATTATAGGAGAAGTTTGACAGAAAATGACAAATCAACCACTAATCCTCCTGTagtacaaaataaattaatcccTCAAAATTGGAGATTTAAATAAAAGACTAATTACATCAAATCAGCAAAGGGATTTTAAGTCAGAGATTCTTATCtctttattttaagaataaacccaaaactagaaataaaataaacatattaaaatcTTGTGTGGTGGAGATGTGATTTTTAAGTTAGTACACCAAAGAAACTAACCTCTCCATTTACTTAACTTTAACTATTTTGGTActatcttttatttttccaatttcacGTTACTAGCTTCACTCTTTTCTATTCTTATGTCTGcccaattaataataataataaaaaggtaGACGCATATAACTGGGTTTTTTGCTTTATTACTGGTAGTAATTGCCAAGTACACCATTACTCTCAGAAAGTAACTTCTTCACATTTTTGCTTCTTGTTGTTCCCAGGTTCTTGTGAAGAATGTTCCTCCTGATCCTGATGAGTCAGTCAGTGAGCATGTTGAGCATTTCTTCTGTGTAAATCATCCCGATCATTATCTTATGCATCATGTATGTAAATTCTTTCATGTTTGTAATTACACGGTGTAGTTTAACTGCTTGAAGGAAAGGTTTTGTGATAACACATAGTTTCCAATTTGACATGTGAATCATgtgactgattgaagaattttGATGTATACAGTATACCATTTTCATTTCCCAATGTTTGCAGGTTGTATATAATGCAAATAATCTTGCAAAGTTGGTTGCAAAGAAAAAGAGCCTGCAGAATTGGCTTGTATATTACCAAAATAAGCATGAGAGACATCCTACAAAGAAGCCCACCACAAAGGTTTCCAGCCTGATCTCTGAACTGTATATGATTTGCAACCGTATCCTTTTTAATGAAGTTTTGTCATCTAATATTTCATGATGTTCTATAGACAGGTTTGTGGGGCCTCTGGGGAAGTAGAGTGGATGCAGTTGGCTATTATACTGCTGAGATTAGTAAGTTAAACCAAGAGGTAAGTGCCATATTTGTTGCtatcttttatttctttttctttgtaaaTTTGTTATATGAAAAGATTGTGTAGTCTTTTAGGCTTCTTTGCTTTAACACTGTAGTAATATGTTTGATCTGGATATTTGTAGCAGTATATTTGCAATTAGTCTATCACTGTTTAATGTCAATATTGGCATTTTATTCAGACTTAATGTTAGAAATACATCTATTAGAAGATACTATTCATTttcaatgttatttttttttttgtaaggattCATTTTCAATGTTATAGATGTATAAATGACTGGTATACAGGAAAATGCAGAAAGAGAAAGGGTTGCCAGTGATCCAACGGCTACAGTGCCTGCAGCATTTGTTTCTTTTAAAACACGATGGGGAGCAGCTGTTTGTGCTCAAACTCAGCAATCGAGTAATCCTACAATCTGGCTGACAGAGTGGGCTCCTCAGCCACGTGATGTCTTTTGGGACAATCTTGCAATTCCATATGTTGAACTTAGTGTCCGAAGATTGCTCATGGCTATTTGCCTTTTTCTTCTAACTTTCTTTTTTATGATTCCTATAGCATTTGTTCAGTCTCTAGCCAACATTGAGGGGATAATGAAGGTTCTTCCTTTCTTGAAGCCACTAATAGAGAAGTGCGTTCATTCTGCATTATGTTGGAATTTTAATTTCTCATTATGTTCAAAATTtagttaattacttttaattgtgcTTCTTTGTGGCTGAAATTAGCTAAAGATTTATGATGATTCCAAATGGCAAAACACACATAAAAAAAGTTATGAGTTCGTTGGTTTTGTTTTAATGGTTGAAGTATCAGATGCTAAAATTTGTTGTTGCAGGAAGGTTGTGAAGTCTGTTATCCAAGGATTTCTTCCCGGAATAGTATTAAAGATATTCCTTATTCTGCTTCCGACAATTCTCATGACTATGTCAAGAATAGAAGGATTTACATCGTTGTCTTCTCTGGAGAGGAGATCAGCTGAGAAGTATCATTTGTTCATACTTGTCAATGTGTTTCTTGGAAGCATTGTTACTGGCACAGCATTTCAGCAGCTTGAGAAATTCATTAATGAGCCTTCAACAGAGTAAGTTTGCATAATTTTTGTATTCCAATTGATTCAGTTAAAGATTTTGTTATTGAAAGGAAAAGGTGTTGGAACGACTGTCTAGCTTAAGTGGTTAGGTATGTGGGTTGTGTGTATGAGGTCGGGTTCAACTGTCCAAACCCCAGCTGGGGTAATTTTCCAAATGGGTTACTAGCTACTGAATGTTTCTTATAGATGATTGATCAAGAGTTATCCTCACGAATCACGATGGATGACTAGACCCATCATCTATAACTTTAAAAGAGCAACATTATCATTATGTTTTCAATGAGTTTACTATAATTTCTTTTGTTTGTCTATTGGGATCTAGAGAGTGTCCTTGGTTCAGCTTAGATGATGTGCCACTGGCTGTAGTATTAAAGCCAAACTTACAATCTCAATCTCTTATCTGCTTTGGATCCAAGTGTTTCTGTCCTTTATATTTTCTTGAGGTGAAGGTAGATAATACCAATAGCTTTTAGGAAAAATGACATGTTCATCGAATTCTAGTGTGTTAGATTTCAAAGATTTTTTTGAATGATCATTAGGTAATAATCTAACGGAAAAGTTCTTCTGCTCCTACAGATTTACTAAAACTATTGGTGTGTCCATCCCAATGAAAGCCACTTTCTTCATGACTTATGTAATGGTTGATGGTTGGGCTGGGGTTGCTGCAGAGATCCTTAGATTGGTTCCATTAGTTATGTTCCACCTTAAGAACACATTTTTGGTTAAGACAGAGGAAGACAGGGAGCAAGCAATGGATCCTGGTTGCTTGGACTTTGCTACATCAGAACCTAGGATACAGTTATATTTCTTGATTGGACTTGTGTATTCTGTTATTACACCTGTACTGCTTCCTTTTATTGTGGTCTTCTTTGCATTTTCATACATGGTTTTTCGTCATCAGGTATGCCACCTTATCTTTATTGTTTGAATACGTATACAAATACCTGGTTTATGTTTGTGTTATGAATAAGATTAGGAGTTCAAGGAGAGACAAAAATGGAAAGCCAAGAATGTAGGACTATAAGTGAATTTGCATTGACTCTAAGTGGAATTTAACACTAGTTGTCTAACTTTTATTGATGAGAGGCACTTGCAAAGTTTAAAAGGTCCCTTGAAGGTATTTAATGAAATTTCCTGACGAAATGGAAAAACGAATATGGACTAGTAGTACATAATGAATAAGAGTGTGGCAGCACACTAGGTTTCCTGCCTCAATACTTGTTGATGGCATTCATTTCTTTGAACAGTTGAACTTCTTCTTGTTCTGAATAGAAATAGAATTGTGCATTGGTTAGCACTACAGTTTCAATAAAAGTTTCATATTGAACCTTTTTGCTGTTTTACTGAGCACTAAGAAAGTAGGCTGTTCAATATCTACAAATATTGTTTCCTGTGTTCTTTTTTTCATATTGTGATATTGAGTTTTTATTGTCAGATTATCAACGTTTATGACCAAAAATATGAAAGTGCAGCAGCCTTCTGGCCACAAGTTCATAAGCGTGTAATTACAGGGTTAATTATATCTCAACTTCTTCTGATGGGATTGTTTAGCACTAAAGGTGTTGCAAAGTCAACATTGTTGCTTATTGCACAACCAATTATGACATTCTGGTTTCATAGATTATGCAAGGGACGTTTTGAAACTGCATTCATGAAACTTCCATTACAGGTTAGTGATAGATTTACCAAAGAAATGGTCTAGTTTAAGACTTCTATTACTGGtttgtttgattttttatgaTGGTTTCAGATGCATCTTACTTCACTAGCCTATTAAATCACTAAAGAGGAAGTAATTTACAAAATCTACTTTATGGCTATATTAGTAGGTATGAAGTAAAATGAAAACAATCGAGAGATTCTTTCTAGAAAAGAAAGGAGATAGGAAATGTATCTTTACCTTGTGTTGAAAAAGGAGAGAAGATTTAAATCCTATCTTTAGTTTTTGTATGGAAACTAGGATATGttctatttatattataaaataatcattttatCACTTAAATATACATTTCCCTCCTAAAACCAATCCAATTTAGAAAGTAATATTAGCTCAAACTGGAATTTGGAAACTCATTACTTAATCTATTCTCTCCAAAAGTCCTATCCAGAAACTATCTATACTCTGATTCTATTCGCTCAAGCTTCTCCTTCCTTCTCCTTCTTTCGCCTGTCAAACAGGAAGATGTGAAAGGAAGGAGATGAGTAAGAGATTTATTGGATGGGTTTGAGGTGAGGAAATTGTCTGCACTTGAATTGAAGAGTAGAGTTCAGTTGACAAGAAAATCTTAGTGCATGTTtagcatcataactaaaaaactgttttttgtttttaaaaacagaaaattgtttttaaaaacaatttggcttgtttgaccttgttttttaaaaacagttttcagaaaacaaagttacaaaaaacaagaattttgaaaacaataaaatgttgttttttattttaaaaaccaattcacttttggtcaatattgcttttaaaaatcactaaccaaacgtgacttgtgttttaaaaacttcaaaaactatttttttgttctcatttctaaaaacaattttttaaaataaaaaacagaaaacaataccaaacatgctcttacATTTCTTCCACTTCTAGGCACGATGATTTTGATCTTCTCAGATACCCTCTCATTCCttcctctctttttttctcAAGTATTTTGCTTCTCCTTCCTTCCAACCAAACATAGCCTGAAAACAAAGAATTTTGCTCTCTCCTCAGAATAAGAATCATTGTATCTTGCATTATCTCATGGAGTACAATTAAAGCTAATGAAAGATTTTATAGGGTCTCATAGAAGCTTAGACTACAAATGTATCTGTTTTTCTTTCATAACAGGACCTGATCATGACATTTCATAACAGGAAGCAATGGTGAAGGACACACTTGAAAAGGCTACAGAACCAAACCTCAACTTGAGAGCCTATCTTAAGGATGCTTACGTACATCCTGTCTTCAAAGGTGGAGAGTTAGAGAGACCCGTTGCCATTGATGAAGAAGAGAACAGCCCCCTTGTGGCCACTAAAAGGAACTCTTATCGGAGTAGTAGACATGATTCTGATGCCAGTTCTGAAGTTGGTGTATGAATTTAGATGTATTAACCACTGACAAATAGTCATCATGCTAACTCTCTTTATTTTCTCTTCTTCAAAACTTGGAACATACTTCTGTTTTTTTGTTCATTAACATGATTAATGGTGAGAAATGAGAACAGTGATACAAGGAAATGCGCCTGCTTTTTCAGTTTATAGGCTAGTTTCCACTTCCCAGAAACTATTTTTTTCCCTTCTCCATTTTTATTTCTTCCTCAAATTCctgaaacatttataaagttTAGAATATGTAGTCACTTTGTAATTGAACTTTATTGGTCACCAGATTGCTTTAGGGGTAGCCCAAGGCTTGGCTTCTCTTTCTATTTAATTATCAAATTTTTGTCTTTCATAtttagataaaaagaaaatatgccTCAAAATAAAAAGAGggagtaaaaaataataaaagatatttatttatttgctcTAGTCGTGCTCATATTGATTTCGTGTTGTTAAAAAATCTGATCCGTATTTACAGCACtactattatatatttattcatttatcatCACCATTAAATTTATTATCTATGGTTGTAACAACTTTCCTACCTAGATACAATTCTATTCtcattttcatgattttttattttgtctttATTTTCAATACacccaataaaaaaaattggtatcTCTACAAGTACTACAAGTACTTGTGTAAAGACAAAGAAGCAAATGTCATATAAAACTTTGGaggaaaaaaaactaatttaataAGCCACGCTAATTTACAAGGATAAGGattaaaactattaaatatttacaaacaaTCTACAATTAAAGGTCCTGAAGATGATAGGCTTTCTCAACCCAGAAGTCATCAAATCAATATCTCCAGAAAGAATTGTAATAAGTTACTTTTTGATAGCTTAAAGGCAAACGAAAATGGTGGTCGAAACCATTAAACATACAACCATACTCTGATTTTGAAAGTGGTAAACTAAAAATAGATGTTCTCTCTCTACAAGGGTACAAATAGTGAAAAGCAGAACCTCAATGGCGGAAGGTTTTCACAACTTGATCAATTCTGCGTCGGCAAAGAGGGCAATTTGTCAATTGTGAGGAGCAGGTTGTGCAACAGCACATATGACCGCACCTGCGAAAATGATAGTACAGAGAAGAAATGGAATACCATGAACAAAATGTCATTTCAACATAAGTTTACTAGAAACTAGATAGAAACAGACCGAGTTAGTGAGTTCTTACGGGACAAAAACAGCATTATAGTCCTGCTCAAGGCATATCACACATAAATCTGGCATTAGAAGATCTTTTTTAGAACCATCCGATCCACTTTCAGCCTTGTCTTCTGAACCTAGGAAAAGAGTTGCAGCATTTTAGTAGAAATATTTAAGCATACACCGTAAGTATTCGTAAATGGAAGACACTAGTCAATCTACCTTCATCGTCATTCGCAGATCTTTTAGCAGCAGCCGCAGCAAGAACCCTGACATGACAGACATAAATGTTTCATTCCATAAAGAGTAGCAGCAGTGATGGTCTACAAAAGAAATAATACAACTTTGTGGTATGCTGTGGACTTGTTAGATACTCATTAGAAAATGtccatttataaattataagttttttaCTTTTCCAACCATATTAAAGTTGCTTTAACCAGATTAATTGccactaaaagaaaaaaaaatgtagtttAACCAGTACTTGGTTTCTTAATAAACATGACTTGAACTTACCTTCTCTGTAGTTCCCAACGTCGTTTTCTTTCCATAATGTATTGGACGGCATGTTTAGCAATTAGATAAGCACCAAAGGCCGTCAAACCCACAGATGCATACTTGTACCACCTGGTAAATGCATCTTTGTTAATTACACCGATACATAAAAGTACTTAGTACAGTAAGTAAAGGAATGAATAAAGGTCAACCTTGCCCATTTTCCTAAGTTTACGATGAGTTGGTCAAGGGTTTTAGGTGATACGTAAAACGGTCCTTTGTGGGGTTTCTGAATTCGGACAGTTCCAATATCATCTTTGGCAGCCTGATAATAGAATAAATTGGATAAGAGAGAGGCACACATTGGTTAAGGTATACTTGCATCAGAAGCTTAGATTATAAACTAAAATATGGAAGTTCACTAAAGGGGTTTTATAATATAACTGAGCAGATTTGGGGAAAATGTTTAACAAACATTACAATCTTCAAAAtacttattgttatttttatttattttttaaactaaGATCCCCATTTGAACTACCCCTTGAGCAAGTCACATGCCTAACCATTTGAACTACCCCACTTGGGTCGAAATACTTATAATTTCTCTCATATGGACATCCTCGatgttatattatatgatattgAGTGAATGTATATATGCTCAGTAGCAATCAACAGCACAAGGGATATCACACCAAGCAGAACAACTTGAACTAGAATTTTTATGTTAGCACTAAAGACATTGGTATAATGCACTAACTGCTCCATGAAATGTAACACTCCTTGGAAAAAGGCAACAAAGATTAAAGATCACCTCTTAAGAGATTAACGCTGTTCAAGACATCAAATTTGTTATCAGATTTCCTTTTTTTGGTTCTCTATGgaatctttttataaaaagatacaaTAACTTAAGTTTCACTCCAAGCAAGGGAAAAGGAAAAGCATTTAACAGTTTCATATTACCCTACTGCATACCTCACCAACAACAGTCAAAGAAGTACCAGTTGGAAGTACCCGCTCAATACGTTTAACTCCAAGCATCTACAAGCACATAAATAGCAGAAAGTTCAGTTAACCAAAAGAGAGTCTGAGTATGTGTGTATGTGAAAAATTAAGTAGACAATTACTAATAAACAAGACCTTGAGGCCTTGGAGATAATCTAATGTCCCACGTACAAGGGATCTCCCTGATTCTTCAAACACCTCACTCGCTACTGGCAACACAAAACCTGTGGCAGCTCGAGCTCCCAACACATAAGCACGAGCAGTCCCATCATCCTGGTCCAAAAAATTgatggaagaaaaaaaaaattactccaTCTATCAACACTACTTTAATGAATCATGAAGCAAAGCACACAAACATGAAGGAATGAGAAATGAGTGAAAGAGAGAGCTTCTCACCAGATACCATGGAACCTCTTTACTCATGGATAACATTAGAGCAGAATCCTGTATCCATGAACCGGCATCATTGTGTTTCAAAAAATGTTGTTCTGCCTAAGTAAGATAAGAATTAGACTGTTAGTGATACAATAATTAAACTGAAGAAAATACCAAAGTGAGAACATATGTTGTAATAAAAGTGTTGTTTTTCTGTAATTACTGTTTCCTCCACAATAACTCCACGTAAACCACTGAACTCGCAGTTGATAGGGCTTTCAGCACTGACTCTCCCGGAAATCGCAACAACCAAAGGTAATACACACTCAGCATCTAACAATTGTGCTGAGAAACAAAAATAATGATTTAGAAATTGTATACAAGCTAAGACCACCATAAGAAGAACAATTATTTGCTGTTTACATCCAAAATGCAATGAATTCTAAAGTTGATGATATGCAGTTTGTGGATGCAGGGCCAGGACTACAACTCAAGTCTGCAGCCGAAAATGAATAAGCGCCCAAACAGTGTTCCACATATCACCCGATTAATAGCAGGCTTGCTAAAGCAAGCAAACACAAAGAACTTAAACAACCAAATGTAAGGCACAAATCAACAACATTAGTTTATATGCCGTTGCCATGAATGTGAAACTCAAAACTTATATGTGAATAATTTAGTTCCAGTACTACCAACCTAGTCATTACAACAAAATAATGACAATAATGAACTTgtatacaaaagaaaaaaaaaatgaaaagcacAAAACCTAATTCTTTCAACTGATTGACCCGAGTGACCGATTTCAGAAGCTCCGCATCCCTGCAAATTGTCAGAAATACGAAACAAAATCATAACAAAGAAATTCCAATTACCCAAGGTGTAGCATTACTctagaatttttcaaattttttgcaGCGTTATAATTCATAATAGCATTAGCAAATTAACAGTGATTGACTGACCTGCCACTGCTCCTGCCGAGAAGGTATAGGGCAGCTGCACTCAAACAGCAACTTAATCCACCCCATGGAAGCATGTTCGATCAGCTCAATTACTAAACCCTAATTTTCTAGCCTTTCAACTAAAACATATGACCATATGTTAAAGCTACAGGTGCATCAATGGCGATTTTCATCCAAAAACTGCCACAATCTGATAGATTTCCAATAGTAATATATGTTATAGATAACGTTAATATTtacataaaagaaagaaagatttGATCTTTCTTAGCTGCAGCGAATCGGGTAGATAGAAAATAGGGGAATTAGTGAGGCAGAGAGATGAAAGAGGGGAACTTGTTGGATTGATTATGGAATTGGAATTTTGTGTTTGgttgtgaagaaaaaagaaaaggaaaacagaagaaaattggattggattggattggaaggAAGAGAAGAGATTCGAAGGCTCCTCCGTTGGTAGACTGTGTTAGCAAGCTATCCTCGTGCTTGGGGGGCTTGGAGTTGGAGGAGTGGCCATTACAATTTCAGAAgaacaaaataaattttatttgatttaataagGACAACAAGTTATTGCAAACTAATAACTAAGTAtgaggtttatttatttgtgtttGCTACTGACGTTTTCTATTTTAAGCCAATCattctcaattttttatttatttttaccacCAATAAACGACAAGATTTTTACGTTTTAGTTTCGCTTCTAACAATGTTATGTACCACTATTTATCCATTCTTCAATCTACAATCAAACATTCTTGTCTTCTCACCActtattaaaaaagataaataattttcaaatggCAGTGGGAATGAGATAATAAGAATGAGGTttcttcttaaaattaattggtaaTGAAAAGAGTGGCTATTCattttatatatgataatttatttttacccaTAAATAATATAGGACTAACTCTAATACACTATTCTTGGGTCTAGAAAGTGTGAGGATAACGAACAACCTTTAAGAAATCACAAGACCCTTTAAGAAACCACAAGGTTGAACGTGACATTTGAAAGAATTCTACAAGACCAAATATCGAGAAATTTGTAGGTGTACATGTCGTGAAATTTGTGGATTTCGAAACAAGTCAAAGACTCAAAAACTGGAAATTAGTATACATTGGTCGAAAAGTCCCAAATAGAAGTTAAAGGGGAGACCGAGGAAGTATCTTTTTGGACCAGCAACACTTTggctcacaacggatcacaaATGACTTTTTGAACTAGTGACACTTTGggctcacaacggatcacaagtggctctaataccatgttagaatttgggaTAAGGTAAATGagattccatctcaaaaccaatttcACAAGGAGTAGCTCATTCTTCTTATATATGtcaatttatttccacacataAACAATGTAAGACTAAttctaatatatatttacatcaaTTTTTTTGACATATATTTTCATCAATATTTTGTATTGTGttgaatatataattataaaaattgatacaaaatttaatactttat
This window harbors:
- the LOC115703162 gene encoding CSC1-like protein At4g02900 isoform X1 — translated: MASLQDIGMSAAINILSALSFLVAFALLRLQPINDRVYFPKWYLKGIRGSPTKSGGLVKNVVNLDLKTYIKFLNWMPAALNMPEPELTEHAGLDSTAFMRIYLLGLKIFIPITLLAFVVLVPVNWTGNTLERIKDLTFSNIDKLSISNVPPGSNRFWAHLLMSYVFSYWTCYVLYYEYKTIASLRLRYLASENRRPDQFTVLVKNVPPDPDESVSEHVEHFFCVNHPDHYLMHHVVYNANNLAKLVAKKKSLQNWLVYYQNKHERHPTKKPTTKTGLWGLWGSRVDAVGYYTAEISKLNQEENAERERVASDPTATVPAAFVSFKTRWGAAVCAQTQQSSNPTIWLTEWAPQPRDVFWDNLAIPYVELSVRRLLMAICLFLLTFFFMIPIAFVQSLANIEGIMKVLPFLKPLIEKKVVKSVIQGFLPGIVLKIFLILLPTILMTMSRIEGFTSLSSLERRSAEKYHLFILVNVFLGSIVTGTAFQQLEKFINEPSTEFTKTIGVSIPMKATFFMTYVMVDGWAGVAAEILRLVPLVMFHLKNTFLVKTEEDREQAMDPGCLDFATSEPRIQLYFLIGLVYSVITPVLLPFIVVFFAFSYMVFRHQIINVYDQKYESAAAFWPQVHKRVITGLIISQLLLMGLFSTKGVAKSTLLLIAQPIMTFWFHRLCKGRFETAFMKLPLQEAMVKDTLEKATEPNLNLRAYLKDAYVHPVFKGGELERPVAIDEEENSPLVATKRNSYRSSRHDSDASSEVGV
- the LOC115703162 gene encoding CSC1-like protein At4g02900 isoform X2; this translates as MASLQDIGMSAAINILSALSFLVAFALLRLQPINDRVYFPKWYLKGIRGSPTKSGGLVKNVVNLDLKTYIKFLNWMPAALNMPEPELTEHAGLDSTAFMRIYLLGFWAHLLMSYVFSYWTCYVLYYEYKTIASLRLRYLASENRRPDQFTVLVKNVPPDPDESVSEHVEHFFCVNHPDHYLMHHVVYNANNLAKLVAKKKSLQNWLVYYQNKHERHPTKKPTTKTGLWGLWGSRVDAVGYYTAEISKLNQEENAERERVASDPTATVPAAFVSFKTRWGAAVCAQTQQSSNPTIWLTEWAPQPRDVFWDNLAIPYVELSVRRLLMAICLFLLTFFFMIPIAFVQSLANIEGIMKVLPFLKPLIEKKVVKSVIQGFLPGIVLKIFLILLPTILMTMSRIEGFTSLSSLERRSAEKYHLFILVNVFLGSIVTGTAFQQLEKFINEPSTEFTKTIGVSIPMKATFFMTYVMVDGWAGVAAEILRLVPLVMFHLKNTFLVKTEEDREQAMDPGCLDFATSEPRIQLYFLIGLVYSVITPVLLPFIVVFFAFSYMVFRHQIINVYDQKYESAAAFWPQVHKRVITGLIISQLLLMGLFSTKGVAKSTLLLIAQPIMTFWFHRLCKGRFETAFMKLPLQEAMVKDTLEKATEPNLNLRAYLKDAYVHPVFKGGELERPVAIDEEENSPLVATKRNSYRSSRHDSDASSEVGV
- the LOC115703162 gene encoding CSC1-like protein At4g02900 isoform X3, giving the protein MSYVFSYWTCYVLYYEYKTIASLRLRYLASENRRPDQFTVLVKNVPPDPDESVSEHVEHFFCVNHPDHYLMHHVVYNANNLAKLVAKKKSLQNWLVYYQNKHERHPTKKPTTKTGLWGLWGSRVDAVGYYTAEISKLNQEENAERERVASDPTATVPAAFVSFKTRWGAAVCAQTQQSSNPTIWLTEWAPQPRDVFWDNLAIPYVELSVRRLLMAICLFLLTFFFMIPIAFVQSLANIEGIMKVLPFLKPLIEKKVVKSVIQGFLPGIVLKIFLILLPTILMTMSRIEGFTSLSSLERRSAEKYHLFILVNVFLGSIVTGTAFQQLEKFINEPSTEFTKTIGVSIPMKATFFMTYVMVDGWAGVAAEILRLVPLVMFHLKNTFLVKTEEDREQAMDPGCLDFATSEPRIQLYFLIGLVYSVITPVLLPFIVVFFAFSYMVFRHQIINVYDQKYESAAAFWPQVHKRVITGLIISQLLLMGLFSTKGVAKSTLLLIAQPIMTFWFHRLCKGRFETAFMKLPLQEAMVKDTLEKATEPNLNLRAYLKDAYVHPVFKGGELERPVAIDEEENSPLVATKRNSYRSSRHDSDASSEVGV
- the LOC115703223 gene encoding E3 ubiquitin-protein ligase SP1 isoform X3, yielding MLPWGGLSCCLSAAALYLLGRSSGRDAELLKSVTRVNQLKELAQLLDAECVLPLVVAISGRVSAESPINCEFSGLRGVIVEETAEQHFLKHNDAGSWIQDSALMLSMSKEVPWYLDDGTARAYVLGARAATGFVLPVASEVFEESGRSLMLGVKRIERVLPTGTSLTVVGEAAKDDIGTVRIQKPHKGPFYVSPKTLDQLIVNLGKWARWYKYASVGLTAFGAYLIAKHAVQYIMERKRRWELQRRVLAAAAAKRSANDDEGSEDKAESGSDGSKKDLLMPDLCVICLEQDYNAVFVPCGHMCCCTTCSSQLTNCPLCRRRIDQVVKTFRH
- the LOC115703223 gene encoding E3 ubiquitin-protein ligase SP1 isoform X2, producing the protein MLPWGGLSCCLSAAALYLLGRSSGRDAELLKSVTRVNQLKELAQLLDAECVLPLVVAISGRVSAESPINCEFSGLRGVIVEETAEQHFLKHNDAGSWIQDSALMLSMSKEVPWYLDDGTARAYVLGARAATGFVLPVASEVFEESGRSLVRGTLDYLQGLKMLGVKRIERVLPTGTSLTVVGEAAKDDIGTVRIQKPHKGPFYVSPKTLDQLIVNLGKWARWYKYASVGLTAFGAYLIAKHAVQYIMERKRRWELQRRVLAAAAAKRSANDDEEDKAESGSDGSKKDLLMPDLCVICLEQDYNAVFVPCGHMCCCTTCSSQLTNCPLCRRRIDQVVKTFRH
- the LOC115703223 gene encoding E3 ubiquitin-protein ligase SP1 isoform X1, with the translated sequence MLPWGGLSCCLSAAALYLLGRSSGRDAELLKSVTRVNQLKELAQLLDAECVLPLVVAISGRVSAESPINCEFSGLRGVIVEETAEQHFLKHNDAGSWIQDSALMLSMSKEVPWYLDDGTARAYVLGARAATGFVLPVASEVFEESGRSLVRGTLDYLQGLKMLGVKRIERVLPTGTSLTVVGEAAKDDIGTVRIQKPHKGPFYVSPKTLDQLIVNLGKWARWYKYASVGLTAFGAYLIAKHAVQYIMERKRRWELQRRVLAAAAAKRSANDDEGSEDKAESGSDGSKKDLLMPDLCVICLEQDYNAVFVPCGHMCCCTTCSSQLTNCPLCRRRIDQVVKTFRH